In Haloimpatiens massiliensis, the following are encoded in one genomic region:
- a CDS encoding sacsin N-terminal ATP-binding-like domain-containing protein — translation MIRDTILQINKKFLEEGKNSPQLFEDLAQLEHYIAESYGNRVLIELLQNADDAKSTKSYLYYDGKNLYFANNGKPFDESDIISISRAGSSNKDRKQMIGYRGVGFKSTTFLTSDIIIFSNNESFTFSKSKSEEILRGFGINKCPTVRIPFLVEGNMDSSILDIV, via the coding sequence ATGATAAGAGATACTATCTTGCAAATAAATAAAAAATTTTTAGAAGAAGGGAAAAATTCACCTCAATTATTTGAGGATTTGGCACAGTTAGAACACTATATTGCTGAGAGTTATGGAAATCGTGTTTTAATTGAATTATTACAAAATGCTGATGATGCGAAATCAACAAAATCATATTTATACTATGATGGTAAAAATTTATATTTTGCTAATAATGGTAAACCCTTTGACGAAAGTGATATCATTTCAATAAGTAGGGCTGGTAGTAGTAATAAGGATAGAAAACAAATGATAGGGTATAGAGGCGTTGGATTTAAAAGTACTACTTTTTTGACAAGTGATATTATTATATTTTCTAATAATGAAAGTTTTACATTTTCTAAAAGTAAAAGTGAAGAAATATTACGTGGTTTTGGAATAAATAAGTGTCCTACAGTAAGAATACCTTTTCTTGTAGAAGGAAATATGGACAGTTCTATATTAGATATAGTGTAG